One Rhinoraja longicauda isolate Sanriku21f chromosome 21, sRhiLon1.1, whole genome shotgun sequence genomic region harbors:
- the LOC144603910 gene encoding hemoglobin subunit beta-like, with protein sequence MVKITDKEAAYITDIWSKLDKKVTTAHALERVFTVYPWTTRLFKSFHGHFKAGDSGVQGHAEKVVGALDTAVLHLHDIDAAYKKLSEKHQLIGVDTQNFKLLGQAFLVELAILFKEGFTPEVHEAAYKFFLAVAGGLSSQYH encoded by the exons ATGGTGAAAATAACAGACAAAGAAGCCGCGTACATCACCGACATCTGGAGCAAATTGGACAAGAAAGTGACAACTGCCCATGCCCTGGAAAG GGTGTTCACGGTCTATCCCTGGACGACCAGGCTGTTTAAAAGCTTCCATGGCCATTTCAAAGCCGGCGACAGTGGTGTCCAAGGTCATGCAGAGAAAGTTGTAGGAGCTCTGGATACGGCAGTCTTGCACCTGCATGACATAGACGCTGCCTACAAGAAGCTCAGCGAGAAACATCAACTCATTGGAGTAGACACTCAAAACTTCAAG CTTCTGGGCCAAGCCTTCCTTGTTGAACTCGCCATTCTGTTCAAAGAAGGGTTCACACCCGAGGTGCACGAAGCTGCATATAAGTTTTTCCTAGCCGTCGCAGGAGGTCTTTCCAGCCAATACCATTAG